In Astatotilapia calliptera chromosome 20, fAstCal1.2, whole genome shotgun sequence, one genomic interval encodes:
- the LOC113013321 gene encoding trypsin → MDQPYLLFCILLEVLAVNCQNVGEERIVGGYAPVPHSIKYIVSIQTLERKHFCGGFLINKHWVVTAAHCNIGVKNMMIVGGDYSLSIYEGTEQEILPHILVPHPSYNKITNNCDIMLIKLRAPFYLNSYVSITLLPRQGAPIAEGRLCRVSGWGYTNPSGGPIPSTLRTVMLPIVSTEKCNSSESFSGNITENMLCAGYSLGGKDACQGDSGGPLVCDGRVYGVVSWGKGCADAQFPGVYTAVSKFRRWIDNTIFSYYSRCNKN, encoded by the exons GTCAGAATGTTGGAGAGGAACGAATAGTGGGAGGATATGCACCGGTTCCACATTCCATCAAGTATATTGTGTCGATACAGACATTGGAACGAAAGCACTTCTGTGGGGGTTTCTTGATTAATAAGCACTGGGTAGTCACAGCAGCACACTGTAACATCGG GGTGAAAAATATGATGATTGTTGGAGGAGACTACTCTCTTTCTATATATGAGGGCACAGAGCAAGAAATCCTTCCCCACATTTTGGTGCCACATCCTTCATACAACAAAATCACAAACAACTGTGATATTATGCTTATTAAG CTGAGGGCTCCATTCTATCTGAACAGCTACGTCTCCATCACTCTACTGCCCAGACAGGGCGCCCCCATTGCAGAGGGCAGACTGTGTCGTGTGTCGGGCTGGGGATACACAAATCCCAGCGGAGGCCCGATCCCCTCCACCCTCCGAACTGTAATGCTCCCCATTGTCTCCACAGAAAAATGTAACAGCAGTGAGTCATTTAGTGGCAACATCACAGAAAACATGCTGTGTGCTGGTTACAGTCTTGGTGGAAAAGATGCCTGTCAG GGGGACTCGGGGGGTCCACTTGTTTGCGATGGTCGGGTCTATGGTGTCGTGTCCTGGGGGAAAGGTTGTGCTGATGCTCAGTTTCCTGGAGTCTACACTGCTGTGTCCAAGTTCCGCAGGTGGATAGACAACACCATATTTAGCTACTACAGCAGATGCAACAAGAATTAG